A stretch of Streptomyces vietnamensis DNA encodes these proteins:
- a CDS encoding SDR family NAD(P)-dependent oxidoreductase, which yields MVTAQGQNDRRALVIGGSTGIGRGIADAWADAGLDVTVLSRSAPAGPGADRLRWTAVDLTDPDRVVEALDATAAEPLRAVCYSAVHYGAGRALFRDCDVAEWRRQIDVNLHGLWLTLDRTLPALRRPDSPGVFLGISSEVVYNAGPGRSGYAASKAAASALLDSVAQEESAESPGGEALRIVQALPAGMVDTPGIRRRRPEDFDYSAYMTPAGFGPLARELAATSGAGLHGAHLVVDGSGAWRPVGDGMPVSQSRVLTARTAS from the coding sequence GCCGACGCCTGGGCCGACGCGGGCCTCGACGTGACGGTGCTCAGCAGGTCCGCCCCGGCCGGCCCAGGCGCCGACCGGCTCCGCTGGACGGCCGTGGACCTCACGGACCCCGACCGGGTCGTCGAGGCCCTGGACGCGACGGCGGCGGAACCCCTGCGCGCCGTCTGCTACTCGGCGGTCCACTACGGCGCCGGGCGCGCCCTGTTCCGGGACTGCGACGTGGCCGAGTGGCGCCGCCAGATCGACGTCAACCTGCACGGCCTCTGGCTGACGCTGGACCGGACGCTCCCGGCGCTGCGCCGCCCCGACTCCCCCGGAGTGTTCCTCGGGATCTCCTCCGAGGTCGTCTACAACGCGGGTCCCGGCCGGTCCGGGTACGCCGCCTCGAAGGCCGCCGCCTCGGCGCTGCTCGACTCCGTCGCCCAGGAGGAGAGCGCCGAATCGCCCGGCGGGGAGGCCCTGCGCATCGTCCAGGCCCTCCCCGCCGGCATGGTCGACACCCCCGGGATCCGGCGCCGCCGCCCCGAGGACTTCGACTACAGCGCCTACATGACGCCGGCCGGCTTCGGACCGCTGGCCCGCGAGCTGGCGGCGACGTCCGGTGCCGGACTGCACGGCGCGCACCTCGTGGTCGACGGCTCCGGCGCCTGGCGTCCGGTCGGTGACGGGATGCCCGTCTCCCAGAGCCGCGTCCTCACCGCGCGGACGGCGTCGTGA
- a CDS encoding sugar phosphate isomerase/epimerase family protein — protein sequence MTRSPRVGLAGWRLPGNHFGAAALARRAGADGLQLDLGGPGRGPWLDAPGTVDRLRDDCAAHGVELLGVAGNTLNDIGLTAPAGSRDALRARRVLVRVLDTARALGAPLAFVPSFRRSAIDGPDDLRRTADVLAWAAREADARGLLLAGENALQPAAARALVEQVAVPSFRLVLDTYNPRVYGVDVLALIEATHPWIAPQVHLKDGTGGVVGRELLGDGDGGVWEALAALLAHTGASPDALVLENDYRDGDLRRLALDIGRARVRAARAELPATAPDHPRS from the coding sequence GTGACCCGGTCCCCCCGGGTGGGACTCGCCGGCTGGCGGCTGCCGGGGAACCACTTCGGCGCCGCCGCGCTGGCCCGGCGGGCGGGCGCCGACGGCCTCCAGCTCGACCTCGGCGGCCCGGGCCGGGGGCCGTGGCTCGACGCTCCGGGCACCGTGGACCGGCTCCGTGACGACTGCGCCGCGCACGGCGTGGAGCTGCTCGGGGTCGCGGGCAACACCCTCAACGACATCGGGCTCACGGCACCGGCCGGCAGTCGGGACGCGCTGCGCGCCCGGCGCGTCCTGGTCCGCGTCCTGGACACGGCCCGGGCCCTGGGCGCGCCCCTGGCGTTCGTCCCGAGCTTCCGCCGCAGCGCCATCGACGGCCCGGACGACCTGAGGCGCACCGCGGACGTCCTGGCCTGGGCGGCCCGGGAGGCCGACGCGCGCGGACTGCTCCTGGCCGGCGAGAACGCCCTGCAACCCGCCGCCGCGCGCGCCCTCGTGGAGCAGGTGGCCGTCCCCTCCTTCCGGCTGGTGCTCGACACCTACAACCCGCGGGTGTACGGGGTCGACGTCCTGGCGCTGATCGAGGCGACGCACCCGTGGATCGCGCCGCAGGTCCACCTCAAGGACGGCACCGGCGGCGTCGTGGGCCGGGAGCTGCTCGGGGACGGGGACGGCGGGGTGTGGGAGGCCCTGGCCGCCCTCCTCGCGCACACGGGCGCGTCCCCCGACGCGCTGGTCCTCGAGAACGACTACCGCGACGGCGACCTCCGGCGCCTCGCCCTCGACATCGGGCGGGCCCGCGTCCGCGCCGCGCGGGCGGAGCTGCCGGCCACTGCCCCGGACCACCCAAGGAGCTGA
- a CDS encoding alcohol dehydrogenase catalytic domain-containing protein, whose amino-acid sequence MSTVPSTYETTRLRDGVVSFGAHAFPHEALGDDTVVIRPDHMGICRADVKEILGSRDVPEDRGPLFGHELVGSVFFAGSRSGFEAGDTVTLNPNITPHRTTGFAEYVFVRGSKEQLEQAVVRVPGPYDGKDVWMPEPFACIVHALRKLLELTGLDSLGGKRVGIVGAGCAGLMFAMYARHLGASVTVFNRGGVRRAFAREQGILAADEIRPLSEAGAYPDAFDVVVVAPTVATAELLETAGRLARDGAVVLVYGGTRKGDRFPGGPVDVDAVRRGELLTWVDHAGKRLGVSGAYGCFKEDYEEGFRLRAEYPEAFPLDRLVSRRIPLDEFPDFVMDIAAGRTDPPGKVLVEAAPRA is encoded by the coding sequence ATGTCCACCGTTCCGTCGACCTACGAGACGACCAGGCTGAGGGACGGCGTGGTGAGCTTCGGCGCGCACGCCTTCCCGCACGAGGCGCTCGGTGACGACACCGTCGTCATCAGGCCCGACCACATGGGCATCTGCCGCGCCGACGTCAAGGAGATCCTCGGCTCGCGCGACGTCCCCGAGGACCGGGGGCCGCTGTTCGGCCACGAGCTCGTGGGCTCCGTCTTCTTCGCGGGGTCCCGCAGCGGATTCGAGGCGGGTGACACCGTCACGCTCAATCCGAACATCACCCCTCACCGCACCACCGGCTTCGCCGAGTACGTCTTCGTACGGGGCTCGAAGGAGCAGCTGGAGCAGGCCGTCGTACGGGTCCCCGGGCCGTACGACGGCAAGGACGTCTGGATGCCGGAGCCGTTCGCCTGCATCGTGCACGCCCTGCGGAAGCTGCTCGAGCTCACAGGGCTCGACTCCCTCGGGGGGAAGCGGGTCGGGATCGTCGGCGCCGGCTGCGCGGGGCTGATGTTCGCCATGTACGCCCGCCATCTGGGGGCGTCGGTCACGGTGTTCAACCGCGGCGGGGTCCGCCGTGCCTTCGCCCGCGAGCAGGGCATCCTCGCCGCGGACGAGATCCGTCCGCTGTCGGAGGCGGGGGCGTACCCCGACGCGTTCGACGTGGTCGTCGTCGCGCCGACGGTGGCCACCGCGGAACTCCTGGAGACCGCGGGCCGTCTGGCCCGCGACGGAGCGGTCGTGCTCGTCTACGGCGGCACCCGGAAGGGCGACCGCTTCCCCGGGGGGCCGGTGGACGTCGACGCCGTCCGCCGGGGCGAACTCCTCACGTGGGTGGACCACGCCGGGAAGCGGCTCGGTGTATCGGGCGCGTACGGGTGCTTCAAGGAGGACTACGAGGAGGGCTTCAGGCTGCGCGCGGAGTATCCGGAGGCCTTTCCCCTGGACCGGCTGGTCTCGCGGCGCATCCCCCTCGACGAGTTCCCGGATTTCGTCATGGACATCGCGGCGGGCCGGACGGATCCCCCCGGGAAGGTCCTGGTCGAGGCCGCTCCTCGGGCCTGA
- a CDS encoding FAD-dependent oxidoreductase, with protein sequence MDAALTDPSRPDRVPSPWTVDASAPDPSRLRVLVAGGGIGGLATALALGRRGHDVLVLEQRPALTESGAGVRLAPRDFQLLYGLGVGDAVRERSLTLDAFHVRDGSTGELLTSVRLPACDRHSSPAHATAHRLDVYEPLLEACWELDSVQLRTDSHVIGHTRQGGTVRAILSDGRTVTGDVLILTDGARSGVHRDTERARGGPGERLAVYRTVVPMESVADRWQESAAICWTGRDWHLSHYPLPDHRYLSLTATRHHHTGDSLHGTRVGLDEVLGAFPGIGAAARNVLTTGRHWRALTLPARPAAADRVPGRIARVGDSEHEAHRPETACLHRALEDAVALGSSWDASGVGVHGWLADYDARRGERMRRSGAEHGSRYRHGHWVDGLTLVDHVLSKDFAGSC encoded by the coding sequence ATGGACGCCGCGTTGACCGACCCTTCCCGCCCGGACCGCGTTCCCTCCCCGTGGACGGTCGACGCGAGCGCCCCGGACCCGTCGCGGCTGCGCGTCCTGGTCGCCGGCGGCGGCATCGGCGGTCTGGCCACCGCGCTCGCCCTGGGACGGCGCGGCCACGACGTGCTCGTCCTGGAACAGCGGCCGGCCCTCACCGAGAGCGGCGCGGGTGTCCGGCTGGCCCCCCGGGACTTCCAGCTCCTGTACGGGCTGGGCGTCGGGGACGCCGTACGGGAACGGTCGCTGACGCTCGACGCGTTCCACGTCCGGGACGGCTCGACCGGAGAGCTGCTCACCTCGGTGAGACTGCCCGCCTGCGACCGCCACTCCTCCCCGGCGCACGCCACGGCCCACCGGCTGGACGTGTACGAGCCCCTGCTCGAGGCGTGCTGGGAGCTGGACTCCGTACAACTGCGCACCGACAGCCACGTCATCGGCCACACCCGGCAAGGAGGGACGGTGCGCGCGATCCTCTCCGACGGGCGCACCGTGACGGGCGACGTCCTGATCCTCACGGACGGCGCCCGCTCCGGCGTCCACCGCGACACGGAACGGGCCCGCGGCGGCCCCGGGGAGCGGCTCGCCGTCTACCGCACGGTCGTCCCCATGGAATCGGTCGCCGACCGGTGGCAGGAGAGCGCGGCCATCTGCTGGACGGGACGGGACTGGCACCTCTCGCACTACCCCCTGCCCGACCACCGCTACCTGAGCCTCACCGCGACCCGGCACCACCACACCGGCGACAGCCTCCACGGCACCCGGGTGGGCCTGGACGAGGTGCTCGGCGCGTTCCCCGGGATCGGGGCCGCCGCCCGCAACGTCCTCACCACGGGCAGACACTGGCGGGCGCTGACGCTCCCCGCCCGGCCGGCCGCCGCGGACCGGGTGCCCGGCCGGATCGCGAGGGTCGGCGACAGCGAGCACGAGGCGCACCGGCCGGAGACCGCCTGCCTGCACCGGGCGCTGGAGGACGCCGTCGCGCTCGGCAGCTCCTGGGACGCCTCGGGCGTCGGTGTCCACGGATGGCTCGCCGACTACGACGCCCGGCGCGGCGAGCGGATGCGGCGGAGCGGCGCGGAGCACGGGTCCCGGTACCGGCACGGCCACTGGGTGGACGGCCTGACCCTCGTCGACCACGTCCTGTCGAAGGACTTCGCCGGCTCGTGCTGA
- a CDS encoding ScbA/BarX family gamma-butyrolactone biosynthesis protein: MSSLDLAHGEAALSATHVPQVFTHKTNPSEVLLTGWCRTGPDAFAVTARWPRAHGFYVHRNGLLDPLLLSESIRQALPLLSHAAYDVPLDHHLLWQDFRWELDPAAARDEGHGADVELRVTATDVKYRGTRAAAMVLHVEAWREGARLAEARTHFTIQGRAVYRRLRGQYADLVRANARALPAPPPAPVTGGRRDEDVVLAHADGEGRWQLRVDTSHPILFDHPVDHAPGMLLLEAARQAAQASWPRTTAVVGMEAVFTRYAELDAPCWIDARPLPGAPAGRQRILVTARQHDEEIFTDVVTLGEA; this comes from the coding sequence TTGTCATCGCTTGACCTCGCCCACGGTGAGGCGGCCTTATCCGCCACGCACGTGCCCCAGGTCTTCACCCACAAGACGAACCCGTCGGAAGTCCTGCTCACCGGCTGGTGCCGGACGGGCCCCGACGCCTTCGCCGTCACGGCCCGCTGGCCACGGGCCCACGGGTTCTACGTCCACCGGAACGGTCTGCTCGACCCCCTGCTCCTCAGCGAGTCGATACGCCAGGCCCTGCCCCTGCTCTCGCACGCCGCGTACGACGTACCGCTCGACCACCACCTGCTCTGGCAGGACTTCCGCTGGGAGCTCGACCCCGCCGCGGCGCGCGACGAAGGACACGGCGCCGACGTCGAGTTGCGCGTCACGGCCACCGACGTGAAGTACCGCGGGACGAGGGCCGCGGCCATGGTCCTCCACGTGGAGGCGTGGCGGGAGGGCGCCCGACTGGCCGAGGCCCGGACGCACTTCACCATTCAGGGCCGCGCCGTGTACCGGCGCTTACGCGGACAGTACGCCGACCTCGTGCGCGCCAACGCCCGCGCCCTTCCCGCCCCGCCGCCCGCCCCCGTGACGGGCGGACGACGCGACGAGGACGTCGTGCTCGCGCACGCGGACGGCGAGGGCCGCTGGCAACTGCGGGTGGACACCTCCCACCCGATCCTCTTCGACCACCCGGTCGACCACGCCCCGGGCATGCTGCTGCTGGAAGCGGCGCGCCAGGCCGCGCAGGCCTCATGGCCCCGGACGACCGCGGTCGTGGGCATGGAGGCCGTCTTCACCCGTTACGCGGAACTCGACGCGCCGTGCTGGATCGACGCCCGTCCGCTCCCGGGCGCCCCGGCCGGCCGGCAGCGGATCCTGGTCACCGCCCGGCAGCACGACGAGGAGATCTTCACCGATGTCGTCACCCTGGGCGAAGCCTGA
- a CDS encoding ScbR family autoregulator-binding transcription factor, translating into MQQRAVRTREVLLRAAAEVFDEVGYTRASILKIIDRVGLTTGSVYFHFKSKEGLARAVIHEQAKDLEFPPGEPGLQHLIDMTSYLAVEMQQNTLLRAGIRLAVEQNEADLHEYAIYEWWARKFHDELVAARRKGQLLPGADETAFASLLVAAYTGTQIMSQLSTGRTDLPCRISDMWRCILPALAPADVIAGITLPTALVQERA; encoded by the coding sequence ATGCAGCAGCGCGCCGTTCGCACGCGGGAGGTCCTCCTCCGGGCCGCCGCGGAGGTGTTCGACGAGGTCGGCTACACCCGGGCGAGCATCCTGAAGATCATCGACCGGGTCGGCCTGACGACCGGGTCCGTGTACTTCCACTTCAAGTCCAAGGAGGGACTCGCCCGCGCGGTGATCCACGAACAGGCGAAGGACCTGGAGTTCCCCCCGGGGGAACCCGGCCTCCAGCACCTGATCGACATGACCTCCTACCTCGCCGTGGAGATGCAGCAGAACACCCTGCTGCGCGCGGGCATCCGGCTCGCCGTCGAACAGAACGAGGCGGACCTCCACGAGTACGCGATCTACGAGTGGTGGGCCCGGAAGTTCCACGACGAACTGGTCGCCGCGCGGCGCAAGGGCCAACTCCTCCCCGGGGCCGACGAGACCGCCTTCGCCTCCTTGCTGGTGGCCGCCTACACCGGCACCCAGATCATGTCGCAGCTCTCCACCGGCCGGACCGACCTGCCGTGCCGGATCTCCGACATGTGGCGGTGCATCCTGCCCGCCCTGGCGCCTGCCGACGTCATCGCGGGGATCACCCTTCCCACCGCCCTCGTGCAGGAGCGCGCGTGA
- a CDS encoding SDR family oxidoreductase: MEHAGAPKGSLSFHCPQRKEALGQKAIELAAARFGSLVAASAMDPATAGQVLGRVIDELAGMLDDSDFQLGCPVSVVTLEMGGESERLRDACTEAFESWIAPVSELLVAQGRPRTVARSLATAVVSMYDCAGAFRFGMSVDEARHANVDSVRAVIEFATRLPNLRRLVQVSGYRVGGQGPAPWSDEHRRETYRALGAYEASRVEADAVFQNLAAQLGVPWSIVNPAGVIGDSATGESDQYLGLASHMKDLWQGSPPALPGNGKTFVPVVAADHLARFMTLLPTDAATEHTTYWLLDDDTPALPDLLTLVAEHDGVRAPRTRIPVSLPKRLPRRLTRADPETLTLPPEQVIADALDQLRYGRITTGVGALRTPGSITGAVVPAQPGSQCLLGAAERHSDLLVGVLPRSQAGGIRAVGLDDRVQRTHDPQRGQRIGVLGLVEAFTDPGDEPGDVLGQLDRGSVDLPGVRLPVPLRSGGVVQVRLTAGYPLPVDRIGRLPVPAAGADGAHPVRERAAVRAVVAPPVGEAGDVP; the protein is encoded by the coding sequence GTGGAGCACGCGGGCGCCCCGAAGGGGTCGCTCTCCTTCCACTGCCCCCAGAGGAAGGAGGCCCTGGGACAGAAGGCCATCGAACTCGCGGCCGCACGATTCGGCTCTCTCGTGGCCGCCTCCGCAATGGATCCCGCCACGGCGGGCCAGGTGCTGGGCCGTGTGATCGACGAACTGGCCGGGATGCTCGACGACAGCGACTTCCAACTGGGCTGCCCGGTCTCGGTGGTGACGCTGGAGATGGGCGGGGAGAGCGAACGGCTGCGCGACGCCTGCACCGAGGCCTTCGAGTCGTGGATCGCGCCGGTCAGTGAACTGCTCGTCGCGCAGGGCCGGCCTCGTACCGTCGCCCGCTCTCTGGCGACTGCCGTGGTCAGCATGTACGACTGCGCCGGTGCCTTCCGGTTCGGGATGTCGGTGGACGAGGCACGTCACGCCAACGTCGACAGCGTGCGCGCGGTCATCGAGTTCGCGACGCGGCTGCCGAACCTGCGCCGCCTGGTCCAGGTCTCCGGGTACCGCGTGGGCGGGCAGGGCCCCGCCCCCTGGAGCGATGAACACCGACGTGAGACCTACCGGGCGCTGGGCGCCTACGAGGCGTCCAGGGTCGAGGCGGACGCCGTTTTCCAGAACCTGGCAGCCCAGTTGGGCGTTCCGTGGTCCATCGTGAACCCGGCCGGCGTCATCGGGGACAGCGCCACCGGGGAATCCGACCAGTACCTCGGGCTCGCCTCCCACATGAAGGACCTCTGGCAGGGCTCACCGCCCGCACTCCCGGGCAACGGAAAGACGTTCGTCCCCGTGGTCGCGGCCGACCACCTCGCCCGGTTCATGACCCTGCTGCCGACGGACGCGGCCACCGAACACACCACGTACTGGCTGCTGGACGACGACACGCCCGCGCTGCCCGACCTGCTCACGCTCGTGGCCGAGCACGACGGCGTCAGGGCACCCCGGACACGGATTCCGGTGTCCTTGCCCAAGCGGCTTCCCCGCCGGCTCACCCGGGCCGATCCGGAGACCCTGACGCTCCCGCCTGAGCAGGTCATCGCCGACGCGCTCGACCAGCTCCGCTACGGCCGCATCACGACCGGGGTCGGCGCTCTCCGCACTCCCGGGTCAATAACGGGTGCTGTCGTACCGGCGCAGCCGGGCAGCCAGTGCCTTCTCGGTGCTGCCGAGCGCCACAGCGATCTCCTCGTCGGTGTGCTTCCTCGTAGCCAGGCGGGTGGCATACGGGCCGTCGGTCTCGACGACCGCGTCCAGCGCACCCACGATCCGCAACGCGGTCAGAGGATCGGTGTCCTCGGTCTCGTCGAGGCGTTCACGGATCCGGGAGATGAGCCGGGCGACGTCCTCGGGCAACTGGACCGCGGCAGCGTTGACCTGCCGGGTGTGCGTCTCCCAGTCCCTCTCCGGTCCGGAGGTGTCGTACAGGTACGGCTCACGGCGGGGTACCCGCTTCCAGTCGATCGGATAGGTCGTCTCCCCGTGCCAGCCGCAGGCGCAGACGGCGCGCATCCGGTCCGCGAGCGGGCGGCGGTGCGCGCCGTCGTAGCACCACCAGTCGGTGAAGCTGGGGATGTGCCCTGA
- a CDS encoding histidinol-phosphate aminotransferase family protein, producing the protein MDHAIQLRAATPDDHDWIHELRHRVYAEELGQHPVHPSGRLSDGLDGDNVYLVAARGETRIGFVSLTPPWVGRYSLDKYLTREELPVLSEEAPFEIRVLTVEERWRSTVAAPLLMYAALRWVAARGGRRVVAMGRTELLDMYLAAGLRPVGRTVRSGAVSFEVLSGSVAELTRTVRERHGRTLERLRTGLDWRLDVEFAPRADGCEHGGAFFSAIGTDFRTLTRRHEVVAADVLDAWFPPSPKVRAVLSEDPGWAARTSPPTGAEGLLAEIAESRGLPVESLVVGAGSSDLIFRAFGRWLTPGSRVLLLDPSYGEYAHVTERVIGCQVDRLRLRREDGWLLDPARLAAATGSGRYDLVVVVNPNNPTGRHAPADALRAVIEASPARTRWWIDEAYLGYVDPAESLAGLASADARVVVCTSLSKMYALSGMRAAYLVADPDTAGELRRWTPPWPVSLPAQLAAVTALRDPGYYAERRARTAVLRRGLAAGLSELDGFSSVDEGVANFLTVTLPPSGPSAARLVHECRRHDVYLRDLSPMSPAYEGRTVRIAVRDTAENERIVAACRSALDALRARATVAVAAPVTVAADVPGGGGSR; encoded by the coding sequence ATGGACCATGCCATACAGCTGCGCGCAGCCACGCCCGACGATCACGACTGGATCCACGAGCTGCGGCACCGGGTGTACGCGGAGGAGCTGGGCCAGCATCCGGTGCATCCGTCCGGGCGGTTGAGCGACGGGCTCGACGGCGACAACGTGTATCTCGTGGCCGCGCGTGGGGAGACGCGGATCGGTTTCGTCAGCCTCACTCCGCCGTGGGTCGGCCGCTACTCCCTCGACAAGTACCTGACGCGCGAGGAGCTGCCGGTCCTGTCGGAAGAGGCGCCGTTCGAGATCCGCGTCCTGACCGTCGAGGAGCGCTGGCGGTCCACCGTGGCGGCGCCGCTCCTCATGTACGCGGCGCTGCGCTGGGTCGCGGCGCGGGGCGGCCGCCGGGTGGTGGCGATGGGACGCACGGAGCTGCTTGACATGTATCTCGCCGCCGGGTTGCGGCCGGTGGGGCGGACGGTCCGCTCGGGCGCGGTCTCGTTCGAGGTGCTGAGCGGCTCCGTGGCCGAGCTGACGAGGACGGTCCGGGAGCGTCATGGCCGGACCTTGGAGCGGCTGCGGACGGGCCTCGACTGGCGGTTGGACGTGGAGTTCGCGCCGCGCGCGGACGGCTGCGAGCACGGCGGTGCCTTCTTCTCCGCGATCGGTACGGACTTCCGGACGCTGACCCGCCGTCACGAGGTGGTCGCGGCCGATGTGCTGGACGCCTGGTTCCCTCCGTCTCCGAAGGTCCGCGCGGTGTTGTCGGAGGATCCGGGATGGGCGGCGCGGACCTCGCCGCCGACGGGCGCGGAAGGGCTGCTCGCGGAGATCGCCGAAAGCCGTGGTCTGCCGGTGGAGTCGCTGGTCGTCGGGGCGGGTTCGTCCGATCTGATCTTCCGGGCGTTCGGCCGGTGGCTGACGCCGGGGAGCCGGGTACTGCTCCTCGATCCGAGCTATGGCGAGTACGCCCATGTCACCGAGCGGGTGATCGGCTGCCAGGTGGACCGGCTCCGGCTGCGCCGGGAGGACGGCTGGCTGCTCGATCCGGCTCGGCTCGCCGCCGCGACCGGGAGCGGGCGGTACGACCTCGTGGTGGTGGTCAATCCGAACAACCCGACCGGCCGCCACGCTCCCGCCGACGCGCTGCGCGCGGTGATCGAGGCCTCTCCCGCGCGGACCCGCTGGTGGATCGACGAGGCGTATCTGGGCTATGTCGATCCTGCGGAGTCGCTGGCCGGGCTCGCCTCGGCCGATGCCCGGGTCGTGGTGTGCACGTCGCTGTCGAAGATGTACGCGCTGTCGGGAATGCGGGCCGCGTATCTGGTGGCCGACCCGGACACGGCCGGGGAGCTGCGCCGCTGGACGCCGCCGTGGCCCGTGAGCCTGCCGGCCCAGCTGGCCGCCGTGACGGCGCTGCGCGACCCCGGGTACTACGCGGAACGCCGGGCGCGTACCGCGGTGCTGCGGCGGGGGCTCGCCGCCGGACTTTCGGAGCTCGACGGCTTCTCCTCGGTCGACGAGGGAGTGGCGAACTTCCTCACCGTGACCCTGCCGCCGAGTGGACCGAGCGCGGCCCGGCTCGTGCACGAGTGCCGACGCCACGACGTCTACCTGCGGGACCTGTCGCCGATGTCCCCGGCGTACGAGGGACGGACCGTCCGGATCGCCGTCCGCGACACGGCGGAGAACGAGCGGATCGTGGCGGCGTGCCGAAGCGCCCTGGACGCGCTGCGCGCGCGGGCGACGGTGGCGGTGGCGGCACCGGTCACGGTGGCGGCGGATGTGCCGGGCGGCGGGGGTTCCCGGTGA
- a CDS encoding phosphatidate cytidylyltransferase — protein sequence MTTVPGLVPYLGGALAIGGLAVAATRRRELMVRWCVWALGVPVVTGAFWLGPPGIAVLAAVVGVVAVAEFGGLLRLGAVDRAVLGAAVVGLVLTAWLAPGEVLRVAAVGALAIAGVPLLSGDAEHGLRRLGAGVLGLVWLGALAGLVPSGAVGLVLFVAVSIADIVAYGAGRRLGGPRLSALSPAKRWSGTLAGAAAGLLTLAVLSSLTWQTAVAVAVGGPLGDLLESMVKRGARVKDAGRWLAGSGGLLDRIDSLLVALAVLLVLS from the coding sequence GTGACGACGGTCCCCGGTCTCGTGCCGTACCTCGGCGGAGCACTGGCGATCGGCGGGCTCGCGGTGGCGGCGACCCGGCGGCGTGAGCTGATGGTCCGCTGGTGTGTGTGGGCGCTCGGCGTACCCGTGGTCACGGGCGCGTTCTGGCTCGGGCCGCCAGGGATCGCGGTGCTCGCGGCCGTGGTCGGGGTGGTCGCGGTGGCGGAGTTCGGCGGGCTGCTGCGGCTGGGCGCGGTGGACCGGGCGGTGCTCGGCGCAGCGGTCGTCGGGCTCGTCCTGACCGCCTGGCTGGCTCCCGGTGAGGTGCTTCGGGTCGCGGCGGTCGGGGCGCTCGCGATCGCGGGGGTGCCCCTGCTGTCGGGCGACGCCGAGCACGGGCTCCGCCGCCTGGGGGCGGGCGTGCTCGGGCTCGTGTGGCTGGGTGCCCTGGCCGGTCTCGTCCCGTCGGGTGCGGTGGGCCTCGTCCTGTTCGTGGCCGTGTCGATCGCCGACATCGTCGCGTACGGGGCCGGTCGCCGTCTCGGCGGCCCCCGGCTCTCCGCGCTGTCGCCCGCCAAACGGTGGAGCGGCACGCTGGCCGGGGCGGCGGCCGGACTCCTGACGCTCGCCGTGCTGTCGTCCCTGACGTGGCAGACGGCGGTGGCCGTGGCGGTCGGCGGGCCGCTCGGCGACCTGCTGGAGTCGATGGTCAAGCGAGGCGCCCGGGTGAAGGACGCCGGTCGTTGGCTTGCCGGCTCCGGCGGTCTGCTGGACCGTATCGACTCCCTCCTCGTCGCCCTGGCGGTGCTGCTGGTGCTGAGCTAG